From Bacillus sp. FSL K6-3431, the proteins below share one genomic window:
- the menB gene encoding 1,4-dihydroxy-2-naphthoyl-CoA synthase, with product MAVEWKTVKEYEDILYETYNGIAKITINRPEVRNAFRPKTVMELIDAFAYARDDSQVGVIVLAGAGDLAFCSGGDQSVRGHGGYVGEDNIPRLNVLDLQRLIRVIPKPVVAMVSGYAIGGGHVLHVVCDLTIAADNAVFGQTGPNVGSFDAGYGSGYLARIIGHKKAKEIWFLCRQYNAQEALDMGLVNTVVPLEQLEEETIKWCDEMLEKSPTALRFLKAAFNADTDGLAGLQQLAGDATLLYYTSDEAKEGRDAFKEKRKPDFGQFPRFP from the coding sequence ATGGCAGTTGAATGGAAAACGGTAAAAGAATATGAAGATATTCTGTATGAAACATATAATGGGATTGCGAAAATAACGATAAACAGACCAGAGGTGAGAAATGCGTTTCGTCCAAAAACAGTGATGGAACTTATTGATGCATTTGCTTATGCGAGAGATGATTCACAGGTAGGCGTTATTGTACTTGCGGGAGCTGGAGATCTTGCTTTCTGTTCTGGTGGAGATCAGTCAGTTAGAGGACACGGTGGCTATGTCGGAGAAGACAATATCCCTCGTTTGAATGTTCTTGACTTACAAAGACTTATTCGCGTGATTCCTAAGCCTGTAGTGGCAATGGTATCAGGCTATGCCATTGGTGGAGGCCATGTGCTCCATGTGGTTTGTGATTTAACAATTGCAGCAGACAACGCTGTTTTCGGACAAACAGGACCGAACGTAGGTAGTTTCGACGCTGGGTACGGTTCAGGCTATTTAGCACGTATTATCGGTCATAAGAAAGCAAAAGAAATTTGGTTCTTATGCCGCCAATATAACGCGCAAGAAGCACTTGATATGGGATTAGTTAACACAGTCGTACCCCTTGAGCAATTAGAAGAAGAAACAATAAAATGGTGTGATGAAATGCTGGAGAAAAGTCCTACTGCTTTACGCTTCTTGAAAGCAGCATTCAATGCTGATACAGATGGCCTCGCTGGCTTACAGCAACTTGCTGGAGATGCAACACTTCTTTATTATACTTCCGATGAGGCAAAAGAAGGTAGAGACGCATTTAAAGAAAAACGTAAACCGGATTTTGGACAATTCCCTAGATTCCCTTAA
- the menH gene encoding 2-succinyl-6-hydroxy-2,4-cyclohexadiene-1-carboxylate synthase has translation MIITVDELKYNVEVIGSGPPLILLHGFTGDITTWNNLAVQIKRKYSIISIDIIGHGQTDSPIDINRYEIEHVAHDIKSMMKELKIDQAHILGYSMGGRLALSFAMLYPQKVKSLILESSSPGLKTHEEREKRKQSDTLLAKRIIDEGMEVFVNFWEKIPLFSSQQQLPHDIQEHIRQQRLANTVHGLVNSLKGMGTGSQPSWWERLNDLHMPIKLVCGEQDEKFCKIAKEMQLKLSNAKLVVVKGVGHAIHVEEPEMFGTIVEGFLSEINEQ, from the coding sequence ATGATTATAACTGTCGATGAATTAAAATACAATGTCGAAGTTATTGGTAGTGGACCACCGCTAATACTGTTACACGGTTTTACAGGGGATATAACTACCTGGAATAACCTGGCTGTTCAAATAAAAAGAAAGTATAGTATCATTTCGATTGATATTATTGGACATGGACAAACAGATTCACCAATTGATATCAATAGATATGAAATAGAGCATGTGGCACACGATATAAAGAGCATGATGAAAGAACTAAAAATAGATCAGGCACATATACTTGGCTACTCTATGGGAGGGCGACTAGCACTTAGCTTTGCGATGCTTTATCCGCAAAAGGTGAAAAGTTTAATACTAGAAAGTAGCTCACCAGGCCTTAAAACGCATGAAGAGAGAGAAAAGCGTAAACAAAGTGATACATTATTAGCCAAACGAATAATTGATGAAGGAATGGAGGTGTTTGTTAATTTTTGGGAAAAGATACCTTTGTTTTCTTCGCAGCAACAACTACCTCATGACATACAAGAACATATTAGGCAGCAAAGATTAGCGAATACTGTCCATGGTCTTGTCAACAGTTTAAAGGGAATGGGAACTGGTTCGCAACCTTCTTGGTGGGAAAGGTTAAATGACCTACATATGCCGATTAAGTTAGTTTGTGGTGAACAGGATGAAAAGTTTTGTAAGATTGCTAAAGAGATGCAATTAAAGCTTTCAAATGCAAAATTGGTTGTAGTAAAAGGTGTAGGGCATGCAATTCATGTGGAAGAGCCTGAAATGTTTGGTACAATAGTAGAGGGGTTTTTATCGGAGATTAACGAGCAGTAA
- the menD gene encoding 2-succinyl-5-enolpyruvyl-6-hydroxy-3-cyclohexene-1-carboxylic-acid synthase, with product MNDREALTSYLASFVEGLEQSGIKDVVISPGSRSTPLALLFAEHPNINIYVNIDERSAGFFALGIAKASRNPVALLCTSGTAAANYYPAIVEANLSRVPLIVLTADRPHELRDVGAPQAIDQIHLYGSHVRWFAEMAIPEFGSSMENYAKTAAVRAVTEAQGLPSGPVHLNFPLREPLLPQLQPSPFDPKKEVINQKEIQSGELILSECVYHELAGEWLGYEKGLIVCGPIDQPDFNNAVTKLSEVLGFPIIADPLSQLRSDSISNAQVIDSYDAILRSERAHSDLRPELIIRFGNLPVSKSLSKYLQKNEDVKQIVVDGERGWRDPYHIGNEMIYCDEVTLCKRISDVVMKKEKSEWFSKWLEMNQIVKNVIDVKLNQEIKLDEGKAIMELSRWIPENSTIFVGNSMPIRDMDTFFYTNNKNIRVMANRGANGIDGVVSTALGSSLYSHPLFLVIGDLSFFHDMNGLLAAKLYKLNINIILLNNDGGGIFSYLPQAGEPKHFDVLFGTPTGLNFEHAVKLYHGQYTKINDWESFRVAILDTGIDKGLNVIEVPTDRAENTNSHRQIWGQVSQEINKYLQSDEK from the coding sequence ATGAATGATCGAGAAGCACTAACTAGCTATTTGGCATCATTTGTAGAAGGTCTTGAACAATCCGGAATAAAAGATGTAGTAATTAGCCCAGGTTCACGTTCAACACCACTGGCATTATTATTTGCGGAACACCCAAATATTAATATTTACGTGAATATTGATGAACGGTCAGCAGGTTTTTTTGCACTTGGAATAGCTAAAGCTTCTAGAAATCCTGTAGCCCTACTTTGCACGTCAGGTACTGCAGCAGCGAATTATTATCCGGCAATAGTTGAGGCTAATTTATCACGTGTGCCATTAATAGTATTAACAGCAGATAGGCCACATGAATTACGTGATGTAGGAGCACCTCAAGCTATTGACCAAATCCATCTATATGGTAGCCATGTTCGCTGGTTTGCAGAAATGGCAATTCCTGAATTTGGAAGTTCAATGGAAAACTATGCAAAAACAGCAGCAGTCCGTGCTGTTACAGAAGCACAAGGATTGCCTTCAGGCCCCGTGCATTTGAATTTTCCATTGCGTGAGCCACTTTTACCACAACTGCAACCATCCCCTTTTGATCCTAAAAAGGAAGTTATTAATCAAAAGGAAATCCAATCAGGCGAGCTAATATTATCGGAGTGTGTCTATCACGAACTTGCGGGTGAATGGCTGGGATATGAGAAGGGGCTCATCGTCTGTGGACCTATTGACCAGCCCGATTTTAACAATGCTGTAACTAAATTAAGTGAAGTTCTTGGATTTCCAATTATAGCTGATCCATTATCCCAATTACGAAGTGATTCTATATCAAATGCACAAGTAATTGATAGCTATGATGCGATACTAAGGTCGGAACGAGCACACTCAGATCTTCGCCCGGAACTAATTATTCGTTTCGGTAATCTTCCGGTTTCAAAGTCACTTTCCAAATATTTACAAAAAAATGAAGATGTGAAGCAAATAGTTGTTGATGGTGAACGTGGTTGGCGTGATCCGTATCATATTGGAAATGAAATGATTTATTGTGATGAAGTAACTTTATGTAAAAGAATTTCTGATGTTGTTATGAAAAAAGAAAAGTCAGAGTGGTTTTCGAAGTGGCTAGAAATGAATCAGATTGTAAAAAATGTCATTGATGTTAAGTTAAATCAGGAAATAAAGCTTGACGAAGGTAAAGCTATCATGGAGCTATCTAGATGGATTCCAGAAAATAGTACAATATTTGTCGGCAATAGTATGCCAATTAGGGATATGGATACTTTTTTTTACACAAATAATAAAAATATTCGTGTGATGGCTAATCGAGGCGCAAATGGTATAGATGGAGTCGTTTCAACAGCGCTTGGTTCATCCTTATACTCGCATCCACTATTTCTCGTAATCGGCGATTTATCTTTTTTTCATGATATGAATGGATTATTGGCAGCGAAATTATACAAACTAAATATAAATATTATTTTATTAAACAATGATGGTGGGGGGATTTTTTCCTATTTACCACAAGCGGGAGAGCCAAAGCATTTTGATGTCTTATTTGGAACACCGACTGGGTTAAATTTTGAGCATGCGGTCAAGTTATATCATGGTCAATATACAAAGATAAATGATTGGGAATCTTTTCGCGTGGCGATTTTAGATACAGGGATCGATAAAGGTTTGAATGTGATTGAAGTTCCAACTGATCGCGCGGAGAATACTAACAGTCATCGCCAAATTTGGGGACAAGTTTCCCAGGAAATAAACAAATACTTACAAAGTGATGAAAAATGA
- a CDS encoding isochorismate synthase has translation MSKILLQSNIDTVLQQVNHKSKTKLFSYTQKINTCDPILFYQGNQHLFKGKAFFWKSPDEDFCLVGLGAAHVVKTKNSMNRFNYMEQKWNELCEEAVIENPFDISGTGPLLFGGFSFDPKSTKDKVWESYGQSLFYLPKYMLTEVDGLFYITVNNYCTSDEACTTIEASKLFIDELLENAVAHPSKPASIVKKQELGTNEWVETVGDIVDALKQTSLQKVVLARKMRLEFSEHANIPFVLQQLVAQQPNSFIFALNAEKSCFLGASPERLVKKTGSEVLSTSLAGSIERSTDPQEDKRLEKLLLHDHKNLFEHQLVVSMIEDALRPYCNEINIPSMPKIMKTPDIQHLYTPVVGKMRSGNSILDIVEELHPTPALGGVPTTDAMEIIRNKEGMDRGFYAAPIGWFDYRDNGEFIVAIRSGLFQEEEAHLFAGCGLVYDSKPEDELIETRIKFRPMLRATGGKTV, from the coding sequence TTGTCTAAAATATTATTGCAATCAAACATTGATACAGTTTTACAGCAAGTTAACCATAAAAGCAAAACAAAGCTATTCAGTTATACACAAAAAATAAATACATGTGATCCTATCTTATTTTACCAAGGTAATCAGCATTTATTTAAGGGAAAAGCTTTTTTTTGGAAAAGTCCGGATGAAGACTTTTGTCTTGTTGGACTTGGTGCAGCACATGTTGTCAAAACAAAAAATAGTATGAATAGATTTAATTACATGGAACAAAAATGGAATGAACTTTGCGAAGAAGCAGTGATTGAAAATCCATTTGATATATCCGGAACTGGTCCATTACTGTTTGGCGGTTTTTCTTTTGATCCAAAAAGTACAAAGGATAAAGTGTGGGAATCATATGGTCAATCTTTGTTTTATTTGCCTAAATATATGTTGACGGAAGTAGATGGTTTATTTTATATAACCGTCAATAATTATTGTACATCGGACGAAGCATGTACAACGATAGAAGCATCTAAATTATTTATTGATGAGCTATTGGAAAATGCTGTTGCCCATCCATCAAAGCCAGCGTCAATTGTAAAAAAACAAGAGTTAGGTACAAATGAATGGGTGGAGACAGTTGGAGATATCGTAGATGCTTTAAAACAAACAAGTCTTCAAAAAGTTGTTTTGGCTCGAAAAATGCGACTTGAGTTTTCGGAGCATGCTAATATACCATTTGTTTTACAACAACTAGTAGCACAGCAACCTAATAGTTTTATTTTCGCACTTAATGCTGAAAAAAGTTGTTTTTTAGGTGCTTCCCCTGAAAGATTAGTGAAGAAGACAGGAAGTGAAGTATTATCAACAAGTCTTGCTGGCTCTATTGAAAGAAGCACTGATCCACAAGAAGATAAGCGGCTTGAAAAACTGCTATTACATGACCATAAGAATCTTTTTGAACATCAACTTGTCGTTTCGATGATAGAAGATGCTTTAAGACCATATTGTAATGAGATTAATATTCCAAGTATGCCTAAAATAATGAAAACGCCCGATATACAGCATTTATATACCCCCGTTGTTGGAAAGATGAGATCTGGAAATTCCATTCTTGATATTGTTGAAGAGCTTCACCCTACACCTGCACTTGGTGGTGTCCCAACTACAGATGCGATGGAAATAATTCGAAATAAAGAAGGCATGGATAGAGGGTTCTATGCTGCACCAATTGGTTGGTTCGATTACCGGGACAATGGTGAGTTTATTGTCGCTATCCGTTCTGGGCTTTTCCAAGAAGAAGAGGCTCATTTATTTGCTGGTTGTGGATTAGTGTATGACTCTAAACCTGAAGATGAATTAATTGAAACAAGGATAAAATTTCGTCCAATGCTACGGGCTACAGGAGGTAAAACGGTATGA
- a CDS encoding 1,4-dihydroxy-2-naphthoate polyprenyltransferase — MNLQTQTAVPSDKGWRIWWQLTRPHTLTAAFVPVLLGTALAINDNAIHFLLFTAMLVASLLIQAATNMFNEYFDYARGLDNENSVGIGGAIVRNGVKPKTVLGIGLAFFGLALLLGIYISASSSWWIAVVGAVSMAIGYFYTGGPRPIAYTPFGELTSGFFMGVVIIQISFFIQTGYISKESMLVSIPVSILIGTIMLANNIRDLDGDKVNGRKTLAILFGRKNAIKFLASLFILSYSWIVLLIFVTDASSWLLITFISIPKAYNAVKGFVGKTAPIEMMPAMKATAQTNTIFGFLMSIGIFISYL, encoded by the coding sequence ATGAATCTTCAAACACAAACAGCTGTTCCTTCAGATAAAGGATGGCGGATTTGGTGGCAGTTGACCAGGCCACATACACTTACTGCCGCTTTTGTTCCAGTTCTGCTTGGTACTGCTTTAGCAATAAATGATAATGCGATTCACTTCTTACTATTTACAGCAATGTTAGTTGCTAGCCTACTCATCCAAGCTGCAACAAATATGTTCAATGAGTACTTTGATTATGCACGAGGACTCGACAATGAAAACTCGGTAGGAATCGGGGGTGCTATTGTTAGAAATGGAGTCAAGCCCAAAACCGTCTTGGGTATTGGGTTGGCATTCTTTGGATTAGCTTTACTACTCGGTATATATATATCCGCAAGCAGTAGCTGGTGGATAGCAGTGGTTGGAGCCGTCTCTATGGCTATAGGATATTTTTACACCGGGGGGCCGAGACCTATTGCTTATACTCCGTTTGGAGAATTAACATCAGGTTTTTTCATGGGAGTTGTTATTATCCAAATATCCTTTTTTATTCAGACAGGATATATTTCGAAGGAAAGTATGCTTGTATCGATCCCCGTATCGATACTAATCGGAACCATTATGTTGGCGAATAACATCCGTGACTTAGATGGAGATAAAGTAAACGGTCGAAAAACACTTGCTATTTTATTTGGAAGAAAAAACGCGATTAAATTTTTAGCAAGTTTGTTTATCTTATCTTATTCTTGGATTGTGCTTCTAATTTTTGTTACTGATGCATCCTCTTGGCTTTTAATTACTTTTATTAGTATCCCTAAAGCATATAATGCAGTTAAAGGATTTGTGGGTAAAACTGCACCGATAGAGATGATGCCTGCGATGAAAGCAACAGCGCAAACCAATACCATTTTCGGCTTTCTTATGTCTATCGGGATATTTATCAGTTACCTATAA